Proteins encoded in a region of the Frondihabitans sp. 762G35 genome:
- a CDS encoding undecaprenyl-diphosphate phosphatase: MDHFFQALLLGLVQGLTEFLPVSSSAHIRLVGLFFPHAAGKEFDPGAAFTAIIQLGTELAVLIYFWKDVSRIVSRWFLALIGRWDRRDPDVRMGWLVIIGTIPIIVVGYLTQDLIATDFRSLWLLATVFVVFGVVLGACDVLGRKQLPFERMRWSHGVGIGIAQVLALIPGVSRSGATTSAGLALGYTRPAAARYSFLLAIPAVFGSGLFEMYQAIHSNASNPYSLVDTAAATVVAFVVGFVVIAFFMNYISKRSFLPFVVYRIALGAVLFVLLGTGVIG, translated from the coding sequence GTGGACCACTTCTTCCAAGCTCTCCTGCTCGGCCTCGTCCAGGGCCTGACGGAGTTCCTCCCCGTCTCGTCGAGCGCTCACATTCGGCTCGTCGGTCTGTTCTTCCCGCACGCCGCGGGCAAGGAGTTCGACCCCGGTGCGGCGTTCACCGCCATCATCCAGCTGGGCACCGAGCTGGCGGTGCTCATCTACTTCTGGAAGGACGTCTCGCGGATCGTGTCGCGCTGGTTCCTGGCGCTCATCGGCCGCTGGGACCGCCGCGACCCCGACGTCAGGATGGGATGGCTCGTCATCATCGGGACCATCCCGATCATCGTCGTGGGCTACCTCACGCAGGATCTCATCGCAACGGACTTCCGGTCGCTGTGGCTCCTCGCGACCGTGTTCGTCGTGTTCGGCGTCGTCCTCGGCGCGTGCGACGTCCTCGGGAGGAAGCAGCTGCCCTTCGAGCGCATGAGGTGGTCGCACGGCGTCGGGATCGGCATCGCGCAGGTGCTCGCGCTGATCCCCGGCGTCTCCCGCTCGGGCGCGACGACGTCGGCCGGCCTGGCGCTCGGCTACACCCGTCCGGCGGCGGCGCGCTACTCGTTCCTCCTGGCGATCCCGGCGGTTTTCGGGAGCGGCCTGTTCGAGATGTATCAGGCCATCCACTCGAACGCCTCGAACCCGTACTCCCTCGTCGACACCGCGGCGGCGACCGTGGTGGCGTTCGTCGTCGGCTTCGTGGTCATCGCGTTCTTCATGAACTACATCTCGAAGCGGAGCTTCCTGCCGTTCGTCGTCTACCGCATCGCACTCGGCGCGGTCCTCTTCGTGCTGCTCGGCACCGGGGTGATCGGCTGA
- a CDS encoding M20/M25/M40 family metallo-hydrolase: protein MTELDETALIARDLIRFDTTNYGSGRSNGEADAAEYVEAKLVELGVTPQVFESEPGRTSVLARVEGRDRSKPGLVLHGHLDVVPADPANWSVDPFGGEVRDGMLWGRGAVDMKNMDAMMLTALGDLLRAGERPERDLVVGFLADEEAGGVLGSHWLVQNHPELFDGMGEAISEVGGYSTFIDGKRAYLLQTGEKALVWIKLIARGTAGHGSQMIRNNAVTRLAEAVAVLGRQEWPVQMTNTTTELLAEVARILGVDPASTSPDELVLKTGTASGFIRGSLRVTTNPTVLTAGYKHNVVPDEASALIDIRCMPGEEGAVLAQVQELVGDDIEIVTLHTDIGLETEFGGPLVEAIVSTLGRHDPGAPVLPYLLSGGTDNKALSLLGIEGYGFAPLRLPEEMDFPAMFHGVDERVPLDALTFGSRVLRDLLATY from the coding sequence ATGACCGAACTCGACGAGACAGCCCTCATCGCGCGCGACCTGATCCGTTTCGACACGACGAACTACGGTTCCGGCCGATCGAACGGGGAGGCGGACGCCGCGGAGTACGTGGAGGCGAAGCTCGTCGAGCTGGGTGTGACGCCTCAGGTGTTCGAGTCGGAGCCGGGTCGCACGAGCGTCCTGGCCCGGGTGGAGGGGCGCGACCGGTCGAAGCCGGGTCTGGTGCTCCACGGGCATCTCGACGTGGTGCCCGCGGATCCTGCGAACTGGTCGGTCGATCCGTTCGGCGGCGAGGTGCGCGACGGCATGCTGTGGGGTCGCGGCGCGGTCGACATGAAGAACATGGACGCCATGATGCTGACGGCTCTCGGCGACCTGCTGCGCGCGGGGGAGCGGCCGGAGCGCGATCTCGTGGTGGGGTTCCTCGCCGACGAGGAGGCGGGCGGCGTCCTGGGGTCGCACTGGCTGGTGCAGAACCATCCCGAGCTCTTCGACGGGATGGGCGAGGCGATCAGCGAGGTGGGCGGGTACTCGACGTTCATCGACGGCAAGCGCGCGTACCTCCTGCAGACGGGGGAGAAGGCCCTCGTCTGGATCAAGCTGATCGCCCGCGGCACGGCGGGTCACGGGTCGCAGATGATCCGGAACAACGCGGTCACGCGTCTGGCCGAGGCGGTCGCCGTCCTGGGTCGGCAGGAGTGGCCGGTCCAGATGACGAACACGACGACGGAGCTCCTGGCCGAGGTCGCGCGCATCCTGGGCGTCGATCCTGCGTCGACGAGCCCCGACGAGCTCGTGCTGAAGACCGGCACGGCGTCCGGCTTCATCCGCGGCAGCCTGCGGGTGACGACCAATCCGACGGTCCTCACCGCCGGGTACAAGCACAACGTCGTCCCCGACGAGGCGTCGGCTCTGATCGACATCCGCTGCATGCCGGGGGAGGAGGGCGCCGTGCTCGCCCAGGTGCAGGAGCTGGTGGGCGACGACATCGAGATCGTCACCCTGCACACCGACATCGGCCTGGAGACGGAGTTCGGCGGCCCTCTGGTCGAGGCGATCGTGTCGACCCTCGGGCGCCACGACCCCGGCGCGCCGGTCCTGCCGTACCTCCTCTCGGGCGGGACGGACAACAAGGCCCTCAGCCTCCTGGGGATCGAGGGCTACGGCTTCGCTCCGCTTCGTCTGCCGGAGGAGATGGACTTCCCGGCGATGTTCCACGGCGTCGACGAGCGAGTGCCCCTCGACGCACTAACCTTCGGATCCCGCGTCCTGCGCGATCTCCTCGCGACATACTGA
- a CDS encoding aldo/keto reductase: protein MDYVRLGTSGLQVSAVTLGMMSYGDPKRGGHEWSLPEEESRPFIQRALELGITTFDTANVYSDGSSEEITGRALADFARRDEVVIATKLNGRMRPGPNGAGLSRLAVMTEVDNSLRRLGTDYIDLYQIHRFDPETPVEETMEALHDVVKAGKVRYIGASSMWAWQFAKMQYTADLAGWTRFISMQDQYNLIQREEEREMLPFCLDQGVGVLPWSPLARGRLTRDWDEKTARSETDLFGKTLYRQQEQGDRAIASAVARVADNRGVSRAQVALAWVRQQDAVTSPIVGATKPHHLDDAVASVDLVLTDDELDALESPYVARNPEGF, encoded by the coding sequence ATGGACTATGTGCGACTGGGAACGAGCGGCCTGCAGGTGTCGGCCGTGACGCTGGGAATGATGAGCTACGGCGACCCGAAGAGGGGCGGCCACGAGTGGAGCCTCCCCGAGGAGGAGAGCCGGCCCTTCATCCAGCGGGCCCTCGAACTCGGCATCACCACCTTCGACACCGCCAACGTGTACAGCGACGGATCGAGCGAGGAGATCACGGGCCGCGCGCTCGCCGACTTCGCCCGCCGCGACGAGGTCGTCATCGCGACCAAGCTCAACGGGAGAATGCGCCCCGGACCGAACGGCGCTGGGCTCTCGCGTCTCGCCGTGATGACCGAGGTCGACAACAGCCTCCGCCGTCTCGGGACCGACTACATCGACCTCTACCAGATCCACCGCTTCGACCCGGAGACCCCGGTCGAGGAGACCATGGAGGCCCTCCACGACGTCGTCAAGGCCGGCAAGGTGCGCTACATCGGCGCCTCCAGCATGTGGGCCTGGCAATTCGCGAAGATGCAGTACACCGCCGACCTCGCGGGGTGGACGCGCTTCATCTCGATGCAGGATCAGTACAACCTCATCCAGCGCGAGGAGGAGCGCGAGATGCTTCCCTTCTGCCTCGACCAGGGCGTCGGCGTCCTCCCCTGGAGCCCTCTCGCTCGAGGCCGCCTCACGCGCGACTGGGACGAGAAGACGGCCCGGAGCGAGACCGACCTCTTCGGCAAGACCCTCTACCGTCAGCAGGAGCAGGGCGATCGGGCCATAGCCTCCGCCGTGGCCCGCGTCGCCGACAACCGCGGCGTCTCCCGCGCGCAGGTCGCCCTCGCCTGGGTCCGCCAGCAGGATGCCGTCACCTCACCCATCGTCGGGGCGACGAAGCCGCACCACCTCGACGACGCCGTCGCCTCCGTCGACCTGGTTCTCACCGACGACGAGCTCGACGCGCTCGAATCGCCCTACGTCGCCCGGAATCCCGAGGGATTCTGA
- a CDS encoding NAD(P)/FAD-dependent oxidoreductase: MTTRIVILGGGSAGLHTALWLQRKRPPQSASITVIDPSPYMTYQPFLPEVAGGHIDPKDVTVPLRKTLRRSKFIQGAMTGIDTAAKTVTVSHVEGTTSEVAYDHLVVALGAVTRTFPTPGLAENAVGFKSVEEAFYVRNRVLANIEKAASTTDPAERAKLLTILFVGGGYTGVEALGELNDAANAAVDQYPQLSRHELRFVLVEALDRVAPEVGPELSKWTLGALRARGIDIRLKTTMPSCENGDCVLSDGETIPAGTIVWTAGVKPNPALDATDLPRGPKGHVNANARLEVVTDEGKRVDGVWALGDNAQVPDLTAAKQPAYYPPNAQNAVRQARTVAENILASMAGEPLAEYRHESVGTVASYGIGKGAALIQGVHLKNVLAWLAHRGYHLLAMPTYTRKWRILTGWITNFVSGRDETTLENLTDPRASFVAAAGGVKE, from the coding sequence ATGACAACACGAATCGTTATTCTGGGTGGTGGTTCGGCGGGTCTCCACACCGCGCTGTGGCTCCAGCGGAAGCGTCCCCCGCAGAGCGCGAGCATCACGGTCATCGACCCGAGCCCGTACATGACCTATCAGCCGTTCCTTCCCGAGGTCGCCGGCGGCCACATCGATCCGAAAGACGTGACCGTCCCGCTGCGGAAGACGCTGCGCCGGTCGAAGTTCATCCAGGGCGCCATGACCGGGATCGACACGGCGGCCAAGACCGTGACCGTCTCGCACGTCGAGGGAACGACCTCCGAGGTCGCCTACGACCACCTGGTGGTCGCCCTCGGAGCCGTGACACGCACGTTCCCGACACCCGGCCTCGCCGAGAACGCCGTCGGCTTCAAGAGCGTCGAGGAGGCGTTCTACGTCCGCAACCGCGTCCTCGCGAACATCGAGAAGGCCGCGTCGACGACCGATCCCGCCGAGCGGGCGAAGCTCCTCACCATCCTCTTCGTCGGCGGCGGCTACACCGGCGTCGAGGCGCTGGGCGAGCTGAACGACGCCGCCAACGCCGCCGTCGACCAGTACCCGCAGCTGTCCCGCCACGAACTCCGCTTCGTCCTGGTGGAGGCGCTCGACCGCGTCGCCCCCGAGGTCGGCCCGGAGCTCAGCAAGTGGACCCTCGGCGCTCTGCGCGCGCGGGGCATCGACATCCGGCTCAAGACCACGATGCCCTCCTGCGAGAACGGCGACTGCGTCCTCAGCGACGGCGAGACGATCCCCGCCGGCACGATCGTGTGGACGGCCGGCGTCAAGCCGAACCCGGCGCTCGACGCGACCGACCTCCCCCGCGGACCGAAGGGTCACGTCAACGCGAACGCGCGCCTCGAGGTCGTCACCGACGAGGGCAAGCGCGTCGACGGCGTGTGGGCTCTGGGGGACAACGCGCAGGTTCCTGACCTGACCGCGGCCAAGCAGCCGGCCTACTACCCGCCGAACGCTCAGAACGCGGTCCGCCAGGCCCGCACCGTCGCCGAGAACATCCTCGCGTCCATGGCCGGCGAGCCGCTGGCGGAGTACCGCCACGAGTCCGTCGGGACCGTCGCCAGCTACGGCATCGGCAAGGGAGCGGCCCTGATCCAGGGCGTGCACCTCAAGAACGTCCTGGCGTGGCTCGCCCACCGCGGCTACCACCTGCTGGCGATGCCGACCTACACGCGCAAGTGGCGCATCCTGACCGGCTGGATCACGAACTTCGTGAGCGGCCGCGACGAGACGACGCTGGAGAACCTCACCGACCCCCGGGCGTCCTTCGTGGCAGCCGCCGGAGGCGTCAAGGAGTAA
- a CDS encoding sugar transferase — MTGLGRDIGQTRRAAFPVPVRSAQAEWADPGDRVGGASGVGWAVRYRRRLLATDAIIVTLSVVVASFVEAFREGLDKTAAGIAAAAPESVFESIGYPVGIGVLWALCLAVHRTRDLAVVGTGAAEYKRVVNATVLTFTVIALIISITGHQSMRAYFFVALPGGALGLIASRFTLRRWLVRQRTMGNYLSRAVVVGSRADVRYVIDRIDEKPGALYDVVGAVVDDEDVSGISIGRRVVPVVAGLDDVSRAVWRMNVESVIVAGDPRHGTDYLRDLGWSLEGRATELVIASRLANVAGPRIHFRPVEGLPLMHVELPQFDGPKHLMKRATDVVLSGIAVLLALPVLAVIAMLVRLDSDGPVLFRQERVGRDGQRFTMLKFRTMVVDAEERLAALQSQSEGAGLLFKMRDDPRVTRVGRILRRYSLDELPQLFNILGGSMSIVGPRPPLPREVEGYADHVHRRLYIKPGLTGMWQVNGRSDLSWEESVRLDLYYVENWSMTVDFVLMWRTVKVILKPTGAY; from the coding sequence ATGACCGGCCTCGGCCGCGACATCGGCCAGACCCGCCGTGCCGCGTTCCCCGTGCCGGTGCGATCAGCGCAGGCGGAGTGGGCGGATCCAGGCGATCGGGTGGGCGGCGCCTCCGGAGTCGGCTGGGCGGTGCGCTACCGGCGCCGCCTCCTGGCCACGGACGCGATCATCGTCACCCTGAGCGTCGTCGTCGCCTCCTTCGTTGAGGCGTTCCGCGAGGGCCTCGACAAGACCGCGGCCGGCATCGCCGCGGCCGCTCCCGAGTCGGTCTTCGAATCGATCGGCTACCCCGTCGGGATCGGCGTCCTCTGGGCGCTCTGCCTGGCCGTCCACCGGACCCGCGACCTCGCCGTCGTCGGGACCGGCGCCGCCGAGTACAAGCGCGTCGTCAACGCCACCGTCCTGACGTTCACCGTGATCGCCCTGATCATCTCGATCACCGGCCACCAGAGCATGCGGGCGTACTTCTTCGTCGCGCTGCCCGGGGGTGCGCTCGGCCTCATCGCGTCGCGCTTCACCCTCCGCCGGTGGCTCGTCCGCCAGCGCACGATGGGCAACTACCTGTCCCGCGCCGTCGTCGTCGGAAGTCGCGCCGACGTCCGCTACGTCATCGACCGCATCGACGAGAAGCCCGGCGCGCTCTACGACGTCGTCGGAGCCGTCGTCGACGACGAGGACGTGTCCGGCATCTCCATCGGTCGACGCGTCGTCCCCGTGGTCGCGGGCCTCGACGACGTCTCTCGGGCCGTCTGGCGGATGAACGTCGAGAGCGTGATCGTCGCCGGCGATCCCCGCCACGGCACCGACTACCTCCGCGACCTCGGCTGGAGCCTCGAGGGTCGGGCGACGGAGCTCGTGATCGCCTCGCGGCTCGCGAACGTCGCCGGTCCCCGGATCCACTTCCGTCCCGTCGAGGGCCTTCCCCTGATGCACGTCGAGCTGCCGCAGTTCGACGGGCCGAAGCACCTCATGAAGCGCGCCACGGACGTCGTCCTGTCCGGGATCGCCGTCCTCCTGGCCCTTCCCGTGCTCGCCGTCATCGCGATGCTGGTGCGTCTCGACAGCGACGGCCCGGTCCTCTTCCGTCAGGAGCGCGTCGGTCGCGACGGCCAGCGCTTCACGATGCTGAAGTTCCGCACGATGGTCGTCGACGCGGAGGAGCGCCTCGCCGCGCTGCAGTCGCAGTCCGAGGGCGCCGGCCTCCTGTTCAAGATGCGCGACGACCCGCGGGTGACCCGGGTCGGCCGGATCCTGCGCCGCTACTCGCTCGACGAGCTGCCCCAGCTGTTCAACATCCTCGGCGGCTCGATGAGCATCGTCGGACCGCGCCCGCCGCTCCCCCGCGAGGTCGAGGGCTACGCCGATCACGTCCACCGCCGCCTCTACATCAAGCCCGGACTGACCGGGATGTGGCAGGTGAACGGACGCAGCGACCTCAGCTGGGAGGAGAGCGTCCGCCTCGACCTCTACTACGTCGAGAACTGGTCGATGACCGTCGACTTCGTCCTGATGTGGCGCACCGTGAAAGTCATCCTGAAACCGACGGGAGCCTACTGA
- a CDS encoding glycosyltransferase family 4 protein encodes MSESTTEREIDRPVTRHGARRSRVLVVHSSDEMYGSDRIVLEVVSELVSTDDLDVTVWLPTDVEPGRLGPLLSELGARVERHPLPILRRMKLTPGGFLRLGRDAVRTLARLQGRHFDLVYCATSACLPVAPLARLVGIRRVVGHLQEPWGAKDRVGLRPLARACTALVAVSRSVLGASGLAEDARAVVVHNGVPHRSRDLPAEAPAHPRPHYVVASRWNPHKGHATLLRAWEKAGCPGELVILGAAPEVGLGVDVPELVARHVSRPETVVVVGEVDDATPYLQAADAVILPTDTLEGFGLVAVEAFSEGRAVIASRSGGPEEVIREGETGWLFDCRDVDALAHLLASLDVATLAEAGKRAQQAYLDEFTPERMRRRISAVVDGELHGRAAARSLAVAS; translated from the coding sequence ATGAGCGAATCGACGACCGAGCGAGAGATCGACCGCCCCGTCACCCGGCACGGCGCTCGTCGCAGCCGCGTCCTTGTCGTGCACTCCTCGGACGAGATGTACGGGTCCGACCGCATCGTCCTCGAAGTGGTCTCCGAACTCGTCTCCACGGACGACCTCGACGTGACGGTCTGGCTCCCCACCGACGTGGAGCCCGGCCGTCTCGGCCCGCTGCTCAGCGAGCTCGGCGCGAGGGTGGAGCGGCACCCGCTCCCCATCCTGCGCCGCATGAAGCTGACGCCGGGAGGCTTTCTCCGCCTCGGACGCGATGCCGTCCGGACGCTGGCCCGACTCCAGGGACGCCACTTCGATCTCGTCTACTGCGCCACGAGCGCCTGTCTCCCCGTCGCCCCGCTGGCCCGCCTCGTCGGGATCCGCCGGGTCGTCGGTCACCTCCAAGAACCATGGGGTGCGAAGGACCGGGTAGGTCTTCGCCCCCTGGCGCGCGCGTGCACGGCCCTCGTGGCCGTCTCGCGCTCGGTCCTCGGCGCGTCGGGTCTCGCCGAGGACGCGCGGGCGGTGGTGGTACACAACGGGGTACCCCACCGCTCGCGTGATCTTCCCGCCGAGGCTCCGGCGCACCCGCGACCGCACTACGTCGTCGCCAGCCGCTGGAACCCGCACAAGGGCCACGCGACCCTCCTCCGGGCCTGGGAGAAGGCAGGATGCCCGGGCGAGCTCGTCATCCTCGGCGCCGCTCCCGAGGTGGGTCTCGGCGTCGACGTGCCCGAGCTCGTCGCCCGCCACGTGTCGCGGCCCGAGACCGTCGTCGTCGTCGGCGAGGTCGACGACGCCACCCCGTACCTGCAGGCCGCCGACGCCGTCATCCTGCCGACCGACACGCTCGAGGGCTTCGGCCTCGTCGCCGTCGAGGCCTTCAGCGAGGGTCGCGCCGTGATCGCCAGCCGCTCGGGCGGGCCCGAGGAGGTCATCCGAGAGGGCGAGACCGGCTGGCTGTTCGACTGCCGCGACGTCGATGCACTCGCCCACCTGCTGGCGTCCCTCGACGTCGCGACGCTCGCGGAGGCCGGCAAGCGCGCCCAGCAGGCGTACCTCGACGAGTTCACCCCCGAGCGCATGCGTCGTCGCATCAGCGCCGTCGTCGACGGCGAACTCCACGGTCGTGCCGCGGCACGGTCGCTGGCGGTGGCCTCGTGA
- a CDS encoding CDP-alcohol phosphatidyltransferase family protein, with the protein MSATSTSSRTPQESYSQSLARLASAQKSSSGAPAYSRFVNRRLGRYLAALAYQLGATPNQVTAVSALFTFAGIAVIAFVPVSVLGAVAVVLLLVAGYALDSADGQLARLRGGGSPSGEWLDHVIDATKIGTLHLAVFLSFLRAPQGREAVLGVPLVYMVVAAVAFFAIVLTDLLRRAENVRTGVPTRGSRSTSALYSLAVVPTDYGLMCLSFILLAWPLGFTVVYLAFFAANTLYLVLALPKWFRELKGLGELPSREDRP; encoded by the coding sequence GTGAGCGCCACCTCCACCTCCTCGCGGACACCGCAGGAGTCTTACTCGCAGTCCCTCGCCCGCCTCGCCTCCGCCCAGAAGTCGTCGAGCGGCGCCCCGGCGTACTCGCGCTTCGTCAACCGGCGCCTCGGGCGCTACTTGGCGGCCCTCGCCTACCAGCTCGGGGCGACGCCGAACCAGGTGACCGCCGTCAGCGCGCTGTTCACGTTCGCGGGCATCGCGGTGATCGCGTTCGTTCCCGTGTCGGTCCTCGGTGCCGTGGCCGTCGTGCTCCTGCTCGTCGCCGGTTACGCCCTCGACTCCGCCGACGGCCAGCTGGCGCGCCTCCGCGGAGGCGGCAGCCCGTCGGGCGAATGGCTCGATCACGTGATCGACGCGACCAAGATCGGCACGCTCCACCTGGCGGTGTTCCTGAGCTTCCTGCGCGCGCCCCAGGGCCGCGAGGCCGTCCTCGGCGTGCCGCTGGTCTACATGGTCGTGGCCGCCGTCGCCTTCTTCGCCATCGTGCTGACCGACCTCCTGCGCCGCGCCGAGAACGTGCGCACCGGCGTGCCGACGCGCGGGAGCCGCTCGACCAGCGCCCTCTACTCCCTCGCCGTCGTGCCGACCGACTACGGCCTGATGTGCCTGTCGTTCATCCTGCTGGCCTGGCCTCTCGGCTTCACGGTCGTCTACCTGGCGTTCTTCGCCGCCAACACGCTCTACCTCGTGCTCGCGCTCCCGAAGTGGTTCCGTGAGCTCAAGGGCCTCGGCGAGCTGCCCTCCCGCGAGGACCGCCCGTGA
- a CDS encoding CpsD/CapB family tyrosine-protein kinase, with protein sequence MTGPARDRSGIFDVAAQLRRRWAVLAGSALIGLVVGVAALQVVPRGTAPVDAPNAVVAVVLLVFVALGIAGGAVVGLVLVHLHPRVTTVDDVRRVTGLPVVALLPAATIDPDDVDDSAFGQRGSSRRMRTSLREGLLNTRALFGGALPERIVIARTDSVAETSGVDAGLARALVESGYVPALVRTDFESRMLAGESPLVEEPLGQTTRPDSHGYERLGVSDRVSSARPADRLHEVDRFLGALGERYDVTVSQAASNSLPVPLRSIAPAASAVLLVVRSNRTTVESLVSLYAELIALDVEPLGVVMTAVAPRHRVLLRRTWMPTDFRDASAGSRVETSFRAASSAPAPVPAPVRSGFSIADLARPLDDRKDPS encoded by the coding sequence GTGACCGGCCCCGCGCGGGACCGGTCGGGCATCTTCGACGTCGCGGCGCAGCTGCGCCGGCGCTGGGCCGTGCTCGCAGGATCCGCGCTCATCGGCCTCGTCGTGGGCGTCGCGGCCCTCCAGGTCGTGCCCCGCGGGACCGCGCCGGTCGACGCGCCCAACGCCGTCGTGGCCGTCGTCCTGCTCGTCTTCGTGGCCCTCGGCATCGCGGGAGGGGCCGTCGTCGGGCTCGTGCTCGTCCACCTCCACCCGAGGGTCACGACCGTCGACGACGTCCGCCGCGTGACCGGTCTGCCGGTCGTCGCGCTCCTGCCCGCCGCGACCATCGACCCGGACGACGTCGACGACAGCGCCTTCGGCCAGCGGGGGTCGTCGCGCCGCATGCGCACGTCCCTCCGCGAGGGTCTGCTCAACACGCGAGCCCTCTTCGGCGGCGCCCTGCCCGAGCGGATCGTCATCGCCCGCACCGACAGCGTCGCCGAGACCTCCGGCGTCGACGCGGGCCTCGCCCGCGCTCTCGTCGAGAGCGGGTACGTCCCCGCGCTCGTGCGCACCGACTTCGAGAGCAGGATGCTCGCCGGCGAGTCACCCCTCGTCGAGGAGCCCCTCGGCCAGACGACACGCCCGGACTCGCACGGCTACGAGCGTCTCGGCGTCAGCGACCGCGTCTCCTCCGCGCGGCCCGCGGACCGCCTCCACGAGGTCGACCGGTTCCTCGGCGCCCTCGGGGAGCGCTACGACGTCACGGTCTCGCAGGCCGCCAGCAACTCGCTCCCCGTCCCGCTCCGGAGCATCGCTCCCGCGGCCTCGGCCGTGCTCCTCGTGGTCCGGTCCAACCGGACGACGGTGGAGTCGCTCGTGTCGCTCTACGCCGAGCTGATCGCCCTCGACGTCGAGCCGCTCGGCGTCGTGATGACCGCGGTCGCTCCGCGCCACCGTGTTCTGCTGCGCCGCACGTGGATGCCCACCGACTTCCGAGACGCCTCCGCGGGCTCACGGGTCGAGACGTCGTTCCGCGCCGCGTCCTCGGCTCCCGCCCCGGTGCCCGCTCCGGTGCGCAGCGGCTTCTCGATCGCCGACCTCGCGCGACCCCTCGACGACAGGAAGGATCCGTCATGA
- a CDS encoding adenylyltransferase/cytidyltransferase family protein: MTSLTPSSPRVGYAAGAYDLFHIGHLNLLRHAKSQCDELIAGVVSDEMLQLTKSMSPMVPLAERLEIVSHIDFVDRAYAETVPDKLDVWRELRFDVFFKGDDWRGTEKGLRLEREFAAVGVEVVYFPYTMSTSSTVLRRAVSRLDDADAASAGGR; encoded by the coding sequence ATGACGTCTCTTACCCCCTCCTCCCCCCGGGTCGGCTACGCCGCCGGCGCGTACGACCTGTTCCACATCGGCCACCTCAACCTGCTCCGCCACGCGAAGAGCCAGTGCGACGAGCTGATCGCCGGGGTGGTCTCCGACGAGATGCTCCAGCTCACCAAGAGCATGTCGCCGATGGTGCCCCTCGCGGAACGCCTCGAGATCGTCAGCCACATCGACTTCGTCGACCGCGCCTACGCCGAGACCGTGCCGGACAAGCTCGACGTGTGGCGGGAGCTCCGCTTCGACGTGTTCTTCAAGGGCGACGACTGGCGCGGCACGGAGAAGGGCCTGCGGCTCGAGCGGGAGTTCGCCGCCGTCGGGGTCGAGGTCGTGTACTTCCCCTACACGATGTCGACGTCGAGCACCGTCCTCCGCCGAGCCGTCTCTCGGCTCGACGACGCCGACGCGGCGTCCGCGGGCGGTCGGTAG